In Lacrimispora indolis DSM 755, a genomic segment contains:
- a CDS encoding ABC transporter ATP-binding protein produces the protein MKIFFQYFKPYLLFIAMSVALLFGQATCDLSLPDFMSDIVNKGITTGNTSYIIKIGFQMLGIAFISACCTILVGLIAARIAAGVSRNLRQDIFAKVESFSNAEMEKYSTSSLITRTTNDITQIQQLIVMVIRIVFYAPIMGVGGVIHALDKDKSMSWIIALSVGLLLVVVFSMLAVVLPSFQFVQKLIDRLNLVVRESLEGTLVIRAFNTQRFEEKRFEKVNTRLTETNLFVNRVTSGMMPAMMLIMNLTNLLIIWVGSKAVSSFRMEVGDMMAYMQYVMQIIMAFLMMTMMFIMIPRAIVSIRRVVEVLQTEPSIGDPEAEAELPKEPKGVVEYRGVSFRYPDADEDVLHNITFTALPGHTTAFIGATGSGKSTLVNLLPRFYDVTQGEILIDGLNIKAWPLHKLRDIIGFVPQKGILFSGTIESNLMYGDRTAGREQVEEAASTAQAMEFINSKPEGFETSIAQGGGNVSGGQKQRLSIARALVKRAPVNVFDDSFSALDFKTDAKLRAALHEKTGDSTIFLVAQRISTIMNADQIIVLEHGKIAGKGTHRELMKTCDVYREIALSQLSEEELK, from the coding sequence TTGAAGATATTTTTTCAGTATTTTAAGCCCTACCTTTTGTTTATAGCCATGTCAGTGGCTCTGCTGTTTGGTCAGGCAACATGTGATTTGTCACTTCCTGACTTCATGTCTGATATCGTAAACAAGGGAATTACAACGGGAAACACCTCCTATATCATTAAAATTGGATTTCAAATGTTGGGAATCGCTTTTATCAGTGCCTGTTGTACGATTCTGGTGGGCCTTATCGCCGCCAGAATAGCCGCCGGCGTCAGCCGGAATCTGCGTCAGGACATTTTTGCAAAGGTAGAGAGCTTTTCCAATGCAGAGATGGAAAAATACTCCACCTCATCCCTGATCACAAGGACCACCAACGACATCACCCAGATCCAGCAGCTGATCGTCATGGTGATCCGCATCGTATTTTATGCTCCCATCATGGGAGTGGGAGGCGTGATACACGCGCTGGACAAAGACAAATCCATGTCATGGATCATCGCTCTTTCCGTGGGATTGCTGCTGGTGGTGGTTTTCAGCATGCTGGCGGTTGTTTTGCCTAGTTTTCAGTTTGTTCAAAAGCTCATTGACCGTTTAAACCTGGTAGTAAGAGAGAGCCTGGAAGGAACGCTGGTGATCAGGGCATTTAATACCCAGCGGTTTGAAGAAAAACGGTTTGAAAAGGTGAATACAAGGCTGACTGAGACAAATTTATTTGTCAACCGGGTTACCTCGGGCATGATGCCTGCCATGATGCTGATCATGAACTTAACCAACCTCCTGATCATATGGGTGGGGTCAAAGGCAGTATCCTCCTTCCGGATGGAGGTGGGAGATATGATGGCTTATATGCAGTATGTCATGCAGATCATCATGGCATTTTTGATGATGACCATGATGTTCATCATGATCCCAAGGGCCATCGTATCCATCAGGCGTGTGGTGGAAGTGCTTCAGACAGAACCCTCCATTGGGGACCCGGAGGCTGAGGCTGAGCTTCCCAAGGAGCCCAAAGGCGTTGTGGAATACCGGGGCGTATCCTTCCGGTATCCGGATGCAGATGAGGATGTGTTACATAATATCACGTTTACGGCACTGCCGGGACATACCACAGCTTTTATCGGCGCCACGGGAAGCGGGAAAAGTACTCTGGTGAATCTGCTTCCCAGGTTTTATGATGTGACCCAAGGGGAGATCCTCATTGATGGGCTCAATATCAAGGCCTGGCCCCTTCATAAGCTGCGGGATATTATAGGATTTGTTCCCCAAAAGGGGATTTTATTTTCCGGAACCATTGAAAGCAACTTAATGTACGGAGACCGGACGGCCGGCAGGGAACAGGTGGAAGAGGCGGCAAGTACGGCTCAGGCCATGGAATTTATCAATTCAAAGCCAGAGGGCTTTGAAACCTCCATTGCCCAGGGAGGAGGAAACGTATCAGGAGGACAAAAACAGAGGCTTTCCATTGCAAGGGCACTTGTAAAAAGAGCACCTGTGAATGTGTTCGATGACAGCTTTTCCGCCCTGGACTTTAAAACCGATGCAAAGCTCCGGGCTGCTCTTCATGAAAAAACAGGCGACAGCACCATCTTTTTAGTTGCCCAGCGCATCAGCACCATTATGAATGCGGACCAGATCATTGTTTTGGAGCACGGGAAGATTGCCGGAAAAGGAACGCACCGGGAACTGATGAAAACCTGTGATGTTTACCGGGAAATTGCATTATCACAGCTTAGTGAGGAGGAATTGAAATGA
- a CDS encoding MarR family winged helix-turn-helix transcriptional regulator translates to MKDGQEEYIKKFKSELAMMMGSKQRIHRNCMTEGITQSEFFALHQIRTAMNENPESRGIHVSALAKRLNIALSAASRMLNTLEERGLVYREIDPKSRRNICVFLTEEGENMWKKCSETMSGLLERVIIAMGEEDACKLIELWKKFSQLMEKEVNLMVKEKETSEEKRQ, encoded by the coding sequence GTGAAGGATGGACAGGAAGAATACATAAAAAAGTTTAAATCGGAATTAGCCATGATGATGGGAAGTAAGCAAAGGATCCATAGAAATTGTATGACGGAAGGAATCACCCAGAGTGAATTTTTTGCCCTGCATCAAATACGGACTGCCATGAATGAAAACCCGGAAAGCAGGGGTATTCATGTATCTGCCCTGGCAAAAAGGCTGAATATCGCATTATCGGCAGCATCCCGGATGCTGAATACACTGGAAGAAAGGGGCCTGGTATACAGGGAAATAGATCCCAAAAGCCGCAGGAACATCTGCGTTTTCTTGACAGAAGAAGGGGAGAACATGTGGAAGAAATGCTCTGAAACGATGAGCGGGCTTTTGGAACGGGTAATCATTGCCATGGGAGAAGAAGACGCATGCAAATTAATTGAATTGTGGAAAAAGTTTTCGCAACTGATGGAAAAAGAAGTGAATTTAATGGTGAAGGAAAAGGAAACAAGTGAGGAAAAACGCCAATAG